The Humulus lupulus chromosome 3, drHumLupu1.1, whole genome shotgun sequence genome window below encodes:
- the LOC133824684 gene encoding secreted RxLR effector protein 161-like, whose amino-acid sequence MQKIPYSSAIGSLMYCQVCTRPDIVYIIRMLGRYLSNLGMNHWIETKRVMRYLQRIKDYMLTHRKSDHFEVVGYSDSDITGCKDSKKSTSSYIYLLAGEAISLKSVKQTLVASSTMAAEFVACYEASNHGIWLRKFVTGLHIVENVERPLKLFCDNNSAVLYSNNNRSSSKSKHIDIKFRVVK is encoded by the coding sequence atgcaaaagattccTTATTCATCAGCtattgggagtctaatgtattgTCAAGTATGTACGCGTCCAGATATTGTGTACATTATTAGGATGTTGGGTAGATATTTAAGTAACCTTGGTATGAACCATTGGATAGAAACCAAGAgggttatgaggtatcttcagagAATAAAAGATTACATGCTCACACACAGGAAATCAGATCATTTCGAGGTTGTAGGGTATTCGGATTCTGATATTACTGGATGCAAAGATAGCAAAAAGTCTACATCAAGCTATATTTACCTATTAGCTGGAGAAGCTATATCCTTGAAAAGTGTCAAACAGACACTTGTAGCTTCTTCCACCATGGCagcagaatttgtagcatgcTATGAGGCATCAAATCATGGAATATGGCTGCGAAAATTTGTCACTGGGCTGCACATTGTGGAGAATGTAGAAAGACCACTCaagttattttgtgacaataattCAGCAGTGTTGTATTCCAACAACAATAGGAGCTCATCCAAGTCAAAACATATTGACATAAAGTTCCGAGTTGTGAAATAG